The Chryseobacterium sp. 52 genome includes a region encoding these proteins:
- a CDS encoding 3-oxoacyl-ACP synthase III family protein, whose amino-acid sequence MIKSTIKGIGFYVPENVVTNDDLAKLMTTNDEWITERTGIRERRHRQNRNDSQETTAYLGFKASEKALEKAGMTGQDIDYIIFATLSPDYYFPGCGVLLQDMLGCDTIGALDVRNQCSGFVYAVSVANAFIKSGTYKNILVVGAEIHSFGLDFSDEGRGVSVIFGDGAGAIIVSATEDENAGDILAVNMHSEGKYADELCTQFPGSKFGWSDRMRKEPENVTDKEVYPIMNGNFVFKHAVTRFPETMQEALDKAGKTIEDLDMFIPHQANLRIAQFVQQKFGLPDEKIHNNIQKYGNTTAASIPIALSEAIEEGKIKRGDLVLLSAFGSGFTWGSVLFQY is encoded by the coding sequence ATGATTAAAAGTACAATAAAAGGGATCGGATTTTATGTCCCGGAAAATGTTGTTACGAATGATGATTTAGCGAAATTGATGACGACCAATGATGAATGGATCACTGAAAGAACGGGCATCAGGGAGAGAAGACACAGACAAAACAGAAATGATTCTCAGGAAACCACTGCTTATTTAGGATTTAAAGCTTCTGAAAAAGCTCTTGAAAAAGCGGGAATGACGGGTCAGGATATAGATTATATTATTTTTGCGACACTTTCTCCGGATTATTATTTCCCGGGTTGTGGGGTTCTGCTTCAGGATATGCTGGGATGTGATACTATCGGGGCTTTGGATGTCAGAAACCAATGTTCAGGATTTGTGTATGCAGTAAGTGTTGCCAATGCTTTCATTAAGTCGGGGACCTATAAAAATATACTTGTGGTAGGCGCGGAGATTCATTCTTTCGGACTGGATTTTTCTGATGAAGGAAGAGGCGTTTCTGTAATCTTTGGAGACGGTGCCGGAGCTATTATCGTTTCAGCAACGGAAGACGAAAATGCCGGAGATATCTTAGCCGTTAATATGCATTCTGAAGGAAAGTATGCAGATGAATTGTGTACGCAGTTTCCGGGTTCTAAATTCGGATGGAGTGACAGAATGAGAAAAGAGCCGGAAAATGTTACCGATAAAGAAGTGTATCCGATTATGAACGGGAATTTCGTATTCAAGCATGCTGTAACAAGATTCCCTGAAACCATGCAGGAAGCTTTAGATAAAGCTGGAAAGACTATTGAAGATCTGGATATGTTTATTCCTCATCAGGCTAATCTTAGAATTGCTCAGTTTGTACAGCAGAAATTCGGGCTTCCGGATGAAAAAATTCACAATAACATTCAGAAATACGGAAATACAACAGCCGCTTCTATTCCAATTGCATTAAGTGAAGCTATTGAAGAAGGAAAGATCAAAAGAGGAGATCTTGTTCTACTTTCAGCATTCGGAAGTGGATTCACATGGGGAAGTGTATTGTTTCAATATTAA
- a CDS encoding CorA family divalent cation transporter encodes MPIDTIYRDSQCEWVDVEAPTAEDLKFLHERYEINNLLLEDTMDPNHLPKYEEDGNVKFFLLRESTELERKNLNTISDISTKIGIFLLENTIITIHRMKTRSISETKRQLSAMNTEVPPSKITLMIALLIMKSFDDESISLLETMDNIENEIFLKNTNHTNQIRRLYKLKRKSGLNSRVLVISTDAIDKFKLLNLQDSEIVDLKDKHKDVVADFDHLNIQITNLISMFLALSDQKANQVMKVLAIYSVYFLPITFIAGVYGMNFDNMPELHHKHGYFITIGVMALVVICTFIYARRKQW; translated from the coding sequence ATGCCAATCGATACGATATACAGAGATTCCCAATGTGAATGGGTAGATGTAGAGGCTCCCACAGCGGAGGACTTGAAATTTCTTCACGAAAGATATGAGATCAACAATCTTCTTCTGGAAGATACGATGGATCCTAACCACCTTCCGAAGTATGAAGAGGACGGCAATGTGAAGTTCTTCCTGCTCCGCGAAAGTACAGAACTTGAGAGAAAAAATCTCAATACCATCAGCGACATCAGCACGAAAATCGGGATCTTTCTGCTGGAGAATACCATTATTACCATCCACAGAATGAAGACCAGAAGCATTTCGGAGACAAAGAGACAGCTATCTGCGATGAATACAGAGGTTCCACCTTCAAAAATCACATTAATGATTGCTCTGCTGATCATGAAAAGTTTTGATGATGAATCTATCAGTCTGCTGGAAACAATGGACAATATTGAAAACGAAATTTTCCTTAAAAATACAAATCACACCAATCAGATCAGAAGACTGTATAAACTGAAAAGAAAATCAGGACTGAATTCAAGGGTACTGGTTATTTCTACGGATGCCATTGATAAATTTAAACTATTGAATCTTCAGGATTCTGAAATTGTTGATTTAAAAGACAAGCATAAAGATGTGGTTGCAGATTTTGACCACTTAAATATCCAGATCACCAACCTTATTTCAATGTTTCTTGCGCTTTCAGACCAGAAGGCCAACCAGGTTATGAAGGTTTTGGCCATTTATTCGGTGTACTTTTTACCTATTACCTTTATTGCAGGGGTTTACGGAATGAATTTCGATAATATGCCTGAACTCCATCATAAACACGGATATTTTATAACGATAGGCGTTATGGCTCTGGTGGTGATCTGTACGTTTATTTATGCAAGGCGAAAGCAATGGTAA
- a CDS encoding patatin-like phospholipase family protein — translation MKTEILNKILEENVLSQESKEKLSALQENISSREFSDLLDAQGNQYVEFVQEGGGVWGSALVGYLYGLEIFGVRFLKVAGTSAGAINTMLIAACKTKEEAKSEVIKDILFSWNFSDFMDGKTYVKTTIHAILNNNDFLKINAIIAAVIMAILVIIPFVVQPETTLNAKLFFLIPLIPLIIVFFCVKKFYNDFRKQNSGFNPGNAFLNTMQSVLDGFGINTVAQLNEKFIQKEHGLHLNYRYGNGQEYYTIALKSIEQIKAKNLEHIDQTRYRIFYESAVNNDYYKDNPFYQLRSEYIVITTDINAKIKVELPTMANLYWSEEELKHVSPAEFVRASMSVPFFFEPFQKRINKDDASVKYAWKFWMNTKPEDIYPAGLFIDGGSISNFPIDIFHASDVFYPRMPLFGVQLTSDSDLLSEKGKTSEEILKTPFSYAGNIISTLKGFNDKSFLTKHSFYRLYSIQTVNCGTSSWLNFFMKREEKEDLFNRGFQAALDFLNQFDWEKYKYERMMLSMKEKKILKEEDTPTVG, via the coding sequence ATGAAAACCGAAATATTAAACAAAATTCTTGAGGAAAATGTACTTTCCCAGGAGTCCAAAGAAAAGCTTTCTGCCCTGCAGGAGAATATTTCCTCCAGAGAATTTTCCGACCTGCTGGATGCACAGGGAAATCAGTATGTGGAGTTTGTTCAGGAAGGAGGCGGTGTTTGGGGAAGTGCCCTGGTTGGCTATCTTTACGGCCTGGAGATCTTCGGGGTCCGTTTTCTGAAAGTAGCAGGAACCAGTGCAGGTGCTATTAATACGATGCTTATTGCGGCCTGTAAAACAAAGGAAGAAGCCAAAAGTGAGGTAATCAAAGACATACTTTTCAGCTGGAACTTTTCAGATTTTATGGATGGAAAGACCTATGTAAAAACAACGATCCATGCCATCCTGAACAACAATGATTTTTTAAAGATCAATGCCATCATTGCAGCAGTTATCATGGCTATTTTGGTGATTATTCCTTTTGTTGTTCAGCCTGAAACAACCCTTAATGCAAAACTGTTTTTCCTGATCCCTTTAATCCCTCTGATCATTGTTTTTTTCTGTGTTAAAAAGTTTTACAATGATTTCAGGAAACAGAACAGCGGATTCAACCCGGGAAATGCTTTTTTAAATACAATGCAAAGTGTTCTGGATGGTTTCGGGATCAATACGGTAGCCCAACTTAATGAAAAATTTATACAGAAAGAACACGGTCTCCATCTGAATTACCGTTACGGAAACGGACAGGAATATTATACCATTGCTCTTAAAAGTATCGAGCAAATTAAGGCTAAAAACCTGGAACATATTGACCAGACCCGTTACAGAATATTCTATGAAAGTGCTGTGAATAATGATTATTATAAAGATAACCCGTTTTATCAGCTCCGTTCGGAATATATTGTTATTACCACGGATATCAATGCTAAAATAAAAGTAGAGCTTCCCACAATGGCCAATTTATACTGGTCTGAAGAGGAACTGAAACACGTCAGCCCTGCTGAATTTGTAAGAGCATCCATGTCTGTCCCTTTCTTTTTTGAACCCTTCCAGAAAAGAATCAATAAAGATGATGCCTCTGTGAAGTATGCCTGGAAATTCTGGATGAACACAAAGCCCGAAGACATCTATCCTGCCGGACTTTTCATAGACGGAGGCAGTATTTCCAACTTCCCTATTGATATTTTTCATGCCAGTGACGTATTCTATCCGAGAATGCCGCTTTTCGGGGTGCAGCTTACGAGCGATTCAGACCTTCTTTCTGAGAAAGGAAAAACCAGCGAAGAAATTCTCAAAACACCTTTTTCATATGCGGGAAACATCATCAGTACATTAAAAGGTTTTAATGACAAGTCTTTTTTGACCAAACACAGTTTCTACCGTCTTTACAGCATCCAAACCGTTAATTGTGGAACGAGCAGCTGGCTGAATTTCTTTATGAAAAGAGAAGAGAAAGAAGATCTTTTCAACAGAGGTTTCCAGGCAGCCCTTGATTTTCTTAATCAGTTCGACTGGGAAAAATACAAATATGAAAGAATGATGCTTTCTATGAAGGAGAAAAAGATTCTGAAGGAAGAGGATACGCCTACGGTGGGATAA
- a CDS encoding DUF2199 domain-containing protein: MKKYICECCGEEKEDWPALAYPFPLFYSNLSDTERENAELTSDLCVVENPEYTHRFIRAVMVQEVTDSCQNLEYGIWVSLSEKSFDEYVANYDNKDFEAEYFGWLSNYPPDYHFEESIPTTVVVHNSVGRPFVYPHQSHEHPFVHDFYNGISLEEAERRISWILKSE, encoded by the coding sequence ATGAAGAAATACATCTGCGAATGCTGTGGAGAAGAAAAAGAAGACTGGCCTGCGCTAGCCTACCCTTTCCCTCTTTTCTATTCTAATTTATCTGACACGGAACGTGAAAATGCTGAACTTACTTCAGATTTGTGTGTTGTTGAAAATCCGGAATATACCCATCGGTTTATCCGTGCTGTTATGGTTCAGGAGGTCACAGACAGCTGTCAGAATCTGGAATACGGAATCTGGGTTTCATTAAGCGAAAAAAGTTTTGATGAATATGTCGCAAACTATGATAATAAAGACTTTGAAGCGGAATATTTCGGTTGGTTATCCAATTATCCACCAGACTATCATTTTGAAGAAAGCATTCCGACAACCGTTGTAGTTCATAACAGTGTGGGACGTCCTTTTGTCTATCCACACCAAAGTCATGAGCATCCTTTCGTTCATGATTTCTACAATGGAATTTCGCTGGAAGAAGCGGAAAGAAGAATTAGCTGGATTTTAAAGTCTGAATAA
- a CDS encoding T9SS type A sorting domain-containing protein: protein MREIFIFLTVIFCTGSYAQIWTQTDKITPAERKVADFFGDNIVLKNNVLFSSASGNSFDSNEQNFLFKAGTFYIFERENNNWAQKAKIVPNDRDISDAFGSQFALDENDLFISAPYKKYNNQGSVGTVYLFNKNTSGNWIQTQKIMPVNTTANLAFGYRLSADSKKLAVGSTGANVAVYELNSTTQQFEFAQDLLFANNENSYESSVFVKGDKIFVGKKDKEVNGVSNAGQLNIYKKNSSTATWETIQTINSPLAGDTQFGSGVYAKDDYLFVTAHLASFVAVYKYSSSSNTYEYIQTIDDDPSLFGATVSMENGVLGIGAPAAMNGSLNSGSVFIYKINENNVWALDQQIYNADPFSFDGFGYGLSINNGRIAVGAIHQDFDFAGNHSVSNAGAVYLFNTPTNLATHEALSKGSYSIYPNPFTNIISIQLGKPYDHLTAEVFEMSGRKVLTSSFSKKQSIELNLESLVAGTYQIYIFSGDQMLISSKIIKK, encoded by the coding sequence ATGAGGGAAATATTTATTTTTTTAACCGTAATATTCTGCACAGGATCTTATGCACAAATCTGGACTCAGACCGATAAAATAACTCCGGCAGAAAGAAAAGTTGCTGATTTTTTTGGTGACAATATAGTATTGAAAAATAATGTCCTGTTCAGTTCTGCTTCAGGCAATAGCTTTGATTCCAATGAACAGAATTTTTTATTCAAAGCAGGAACCTTTTATATATTTGAACGGGAAAACAATAACTGGGCTCAAAAAGCTAAGATAGTCCCCAATGACCGTGATATCAGTGATGCCTTTGGAAGCCAGTTCGCATTAGATGAAAATGATCTGTTCATAAGTGCTCCCTATAAAAAATACAATAACCAGGGATCTGTGGGTACTGTGTATCTTTTCAATAAAAATACGTCTGGAAACTGGATTCAGACTCAAAAAATAATGCCCGTAAATACTACTGCCAATTTAGCATTTGGGTACCGTTTGTCTGCTGACTCAAAAAAATTGGCGGTAGGATCTACAGGTGCAAATGTGGCTGTTTATGAATTAAACAGTACGACACAACAATTTGAATTTGCTCAGGATCTGCTTTTTGCCAATAATGAAAATTCTTATGAATCTTCAGTTTTTGTGAAAGGAGATAAGATATTTGTAGGTAAAAAAGACAAAGAGGTTAATGGTGTTTCTAATGCTGGACAGCTTAATATTTATAAAAAAAATTCATCAACAGCTACCTGGGAAACTATACAAACCATTAATTCTCCTCTGGCAGGTGATACCCAATTTGGATCCGGTGTGTATGCAAAAGATGATTATCTGTTTGTAACAGCTCATTTAGCTAGCTTTGTTGCAGTTTATAAATACAGCAGCAGTTCCAATACTTACGAATACATTCAGACCATTGATGACGATCCATCTCTTTTTGGAGCAACTGTTTCTATGGAGAATGGTGTTTTAGGGATTGGAGCACCTGCTGCCATGAACGGCTCACTCAACAGCGGAAGTGTTTTTATCTATAAAATAAATGAAAACAATGTATGGGCATTGGATCAGCAAATTTATAACGCAGACCCTTTTTCTTTTGACGGATTTGGCTATGGATTAAGCATCAACAATGGGAGAATAGCTGTTGGAGCCATTCACCAGGATTTTGATTTTGCAGGAAATCATTCCGTTTCAAATGCTGGAGCAGTTTATCTTTTTAATACTCCAACCAATCTGGCAACCCATGAAGCATTGAGTAAAGGTTCCTATAGCATATATCCTAATCCTTTCACAAACATAATTTCTATTCAACTCGGGAAACCTTATGATCATTTAACCGCAGAGGTTTTTGAGATGTCAGGCAGAAAAGTACTGACAAGTAGTTTCTCAAAGAAACAATCTATTGAGCTTAATTTGGAATCACTGGTTGCCGGAACGTACCAGATTTATATCTTTTCCGGAGATCAAATGCTGATCAGCTCAAAAATCATCAAGAAATAA
- a CDS encoding NAD(P)H-dependent oxidoreductase, with amino-acid sequence MKTLVIVIHPDIEKSVINKRWIEELNKHPEKYTVHSLYEAYPDEKIDVTKEQQLIESYDKIIFQFPFYWFSSPPLLKKWFDEVLLYGWAYGSKSGYKAGGKKISLAVTAGIDDEGYSAAGKYKYTMNELFRPYELTFDYIKATYEEPFVYYGIENDPSEEWIERSVPMYLKFLDAL; translated from the coding sequence ATGAAAACATTAGTCATTGTCATTCATCCTGATATTGAAAAATCTGTCATCAACAAAAGATGGATTGAAGAATTAAATAAACACCCTGAAAAATATACCGTTCATTCACTCTACGAAGCCTATCCGGACGAAAAAATTGATGTTACAAAAGAGCAGCAGCTGATAGAATCTTATGATAAGATTATTTTCCAGTTTCCGTTTTATTGGTTCAGCAGTCCGCCACTCCTGAAAAAATGGTTTGATGAGGTTCTTCTTTACGGCTGGGCGTACGGAAGCAAAAGCGGCTACAAAGCAGGAGGGAAGAAAATTTCTCTGGCGGTGACAGCAGGAATTGATGACGAAGGGTACAGCGCAGCAGGAAAATATAAATACACCATGAACGAACTTTTCAGACCCTATGAACTGACTTTCGACTATATCAAAGCAACCTATGAAGAACCTTTTGTATACTATGGAATTGAAAATGATCCTTCAGAAGAATGGATTGAAAGAAGTGTGCCGATGTATTTGAAGTTTTTGGACGCGCTGTAG
- a CDS encoding winged helix-turn-helix transcriptional regulator has protein sequence MTKIKETSTNFANKKALSDECPEIHASNTIGGQWALAICCYLINGKLRFGELRKKLNNITERMLTLQLRRLEEDKILTRTVYAEVPPRVEYELTEIGYRLKPIILEFEKWGKEHKEIMSNGNTVPESQKAVK, from the coding sequence ATGACTAAAATAAAGGAAACATCCACCAATTTTGCCAATAAAAAAGCCCTCTCTGATGAATGTCCGGAGATTCATGCATCCAATACCATTGGTGGACAGTGGGCTCTTGCGATCTGCTGCTACCTTATCAATGGAAAACTGAGATTTGGAGAGCTTAGAAAAAAGTTAAATAACATCACAGAACGGATGCTTACCCTTCAACTGCGAAGACTGGAAGAAGACAAAATTCTCACCAGAACCGTTTATGCTGAAGTTCCGCCCCGTGTGGAATATGAACTTACCGAGATTGGGTACAGGTTAAAACCTATCATTCTGGAGTTTGAAAAATGGGGTAAGGAACACAAGGAAATTATGAGTAACGGGAATACAGTTCCGGAATCTCAAAAAGCAGTAAAATAA